The sequence ATACCCATTTCAAAATCAAATAAAACCCCTCAACATTTAAAATAAAACCTACAAAAACAAGAACGTTAAAAAAAACTTTAAATATCAGTTCAACTATCTCCCTTTAAAATTCCCAAAAATATGTTAATTCAAAACTTTTATATCCTCTGGTCGGGGCGAGAGGATTTGAACCTCCGACCTCCTACTCCCGAAGCAGGCGCGCTCCCACTGCGCTACGCCCCGAAGAATTTCTATGTTACTTATTTTTTGCTGCAGGACACTTTGTGCCTTCTATTGAGAGAGATCCCTCACCATTGGAGGAAGGTTTATTTATACTCTTTTTAGAATTAGCTGAATCTGTCACATAAAAACCAGAACCCTTAAACACTATAGGTACAGGCACAAAAATCTTTTCGGAAGGACTGCCACACTCAGGGCATAACACCTCCGATTCATCATTGATCGGTCGATTTAGTTCAAATTTATTTCCACAACTCTTGCACTTATAAACATAAGTTGGCATTTTCATCCCTC comes from Thermodesulfobium acidiphilum and encodes:
- a CDS encoding FmdB family zinc ribbon protein, with the protein product MPTYVYKCKSCGNKFELNRPINDESEVLCPECGSPSEKIFVPVPIVFKGSGFYVTDSANSKKSINKPSSNGEGSLSIEGTKCPAAKNK